A window of Primulina tabacum isolate GXHZ01 chromosome 4, ASM2559414v2, whole genome shotgun sequence contains these coding sequences:
- the LOC142542871 gene encoding protein P21-like, translating to MESLNSFSFCISFLLIALSLNHANAATFDIRNNCPHTVWAAAVPGGGRQLNNGQTWTINVAAGTTGARIWGRTGCSFDGAGRGTCQTGDCGGLLQCQAYGAPPNTLAEYALNQFSNLDFFDISLVDGFNIPLEFIPTSGGCTRGPRCTADVNGQCPAVLRAPGGCNNPCTVFKTDEYCCNSGTCSPTDYSRYFKGKCPDAYSYPKDDPSSTFTCPGGTNYRVVFCP from the coding sequence ATGGAATCCTTGAACTCTTTCTCCTTTTGCATTAGCTTCCTTCTCATCGCCCTTTCCTTGAACCACGCGAACGCAGCCACGTTCGATATCCGAAACAACTGCCCCCACACCGTATGGGCAGCGGCCGTTCCTGGTGGTGGCAGGCAGCTCAACAATGGCCAAACGTGGACCATAAACGTCGCAGCTGGCACCACGGGAGCCAGAATCTGGGGACGTACCGGTTGCTCCTTCGATGGAGCAGGTAGAGGCACTTGCCAAACCGGTGACTGCGGCGGGCTCCTACAATGCCAAGCTTACGGTGCTCCCCCGAACACCCTAGCAGAATACGCCCTCAACCAATTCAGCAACCTGGATTTCTTCGACATCTCTCTCGTCGACGGATTCAACATTCCGTTGGAATTCATTCCTACCTCAGGAGGCTGCACCAGAGGCCCCAGATGCACCGCAGACGTCAACGGACAATGCCCAGCCGTGCTGCGGGCACCAGGAGGATGTAACAATCCATGCACTGTGTTCAAAACGGACGAGTACTGTTGCAATTCGGGGACCTGCAGCCCAACGGATTACTCGAGGTATTTCAAGGGTAAGTGTCCTGATGCTTACAGTTATCCTAAGGATGATCCGAGCAGCACTTTTACTTGCCCTGGAGGAACCAACTACAGAGTGGTCTTTTGCCCTTGA